Proteins from a genomic interval of Indicator indicator isolate 239-I01 chromosome 19, UM_Iind_1.1, whole genome shotgun sequence:
- the RGS9BP gene encoding regulator of G-protein signaling 9-binding protein has translation MVKEECKALLDALNKVTACYRHMVLTIGGTSDSQNLREELKKTRQKAQELAVANRNKLTTVLKDKTVSKQDKAEFERLWVIFSTCLEILEIDMRRALELGHEFPLNVPKKHLIQTGMSGGTSGVAARAMSVQNMKYEAEHNIDVVDLKDLENEINQVGEMMYEMEMKVSVPQWTVEAKQDPGAELKSTISVGASSIGMISVEENKSFCDISKVLAGIIFSAVLIIAIVLAVCVVKLS, from the coding sequence ATGGTGAAGGAGGAGTGCAAAGCGCTGCTGGACGCGCTCAACAAGGTGACCGCCTGCTACCGGCATATGGTGCTGACCATCGGCGGCACCTCAGACTCCCAGAACCTGCGGGAGGAGCTCAAGAAAACCCGACAGAAGGCCCAGGAGCTGGCGGTGGCCAACAGGAACAAGCTCACCACCGTCCTGAAGGACAAAACCGTGAGTAAGCAAGATAAAGCCGAATTCGAGAGGCTATGGGTGATTTTCTCCACGTGCTTAGAGATCCTGGAGATCGATATGAGGAGAGCTCTGGAGCTAGGTCACGAGTTCCCGCTAAACGTCCCCAAAAAGCACCTGATTCAGACAGGTATGAGCGGAGGAACCTCTGGCGTGGCGGCCAGGGCGATGAGCGTCCAGAACATGAAATACGAGGCCGAGCACAATATAGATGTGGTGGATTTGAAAGACCTCGAGAATGAAATCAACCAGGTAGGAGAGATGATGTACGAGATGGAAATGAAGGTCAGTGTCCCCCAGTGGACAGTAGAGGCTAAGCAAGACCCAGGGGCTGAACTAAAATCCACCATCAGTGTGGGCGCTTCTTCTATTGGCATGATCTCTgtggaggaaaacaaatcttTCTGCGATATCAGCAAGGTTCTAGCTGGGATTATTTTCTCCGCTGTGCTCATTATCGCTATTGTCCTGGCAGTCTGCGTGGTTAAACTCTCTTAG